A stretch of Triticum aestivum cultivar Chinese Spring chromosome 1D, IWGSC CS RefSeq v2.1, whole genome shotgun sequence DNA encodes these proteins:
- the LOC123182321 gene encoding uncharacterized protein translates to MGSRFVNLLAMSCNGGPRHFSLHCLNPANLFRPARSRPALRAVHRRPADAPLPPPSLSFDWPCRKGEEAWMNFMAFGPGRENLLAVDQIGRSFLYNHDSRLLRTGMPKMRKPIIDPISVAVGDSLYVMSGNPGRLPDRGCFQALLNTRLPASHAQDWCWYSLQPPPFFADDDDGVDRSSCRDAPMPFEISAYAVVDDSQIWISTSGAGTYSYDIASGAWSKLGNWALPFRGRAEYIPEHNLWFGFTPDDLLLCTSDLTASCELRPPVLQDVWTDVNRPEDWTLTDASIVPLGSGQVCVARFFLTCPEESIEDVYGYALEKTESFAVLEGVKLLKAGWAHLRMVKHKSERYVFGRDLVIPL, encoded by the coding sequence ATGGGCAGCCGGTTTGTGAATCTGTTGGCCATGAGCTGCAACGGCGGCCCCAGACACTTCAGCCTTCACTGCTTGAACCCGGCAAACTTATTTCGCCCAGCCCGGTCACGGCCAGCGCTTCGAGCAGTTCATCGACGGCCAGCGGACGCCCCGCTGCCTCCGCCGTCCCTGTCATTCGACTGGCCCTGCAGGAAGGGCGAAGAGGCGTGGATGAATTTCATGGCTTTCGGCCCCGGCCGGGAAAACCTCCTCGCCGTGGACCAAATCGGCAGGAGCTTCTTGTACAACCACGACTCGCGCTTGCTCCGCACTGGGATGCCCAAGATGCGCAAGCCCATTATCGACCCCATCTCCGTTGCCGTGGGCGACAGCCTATACGTCATGAGCGGCAACCCTGGCCGGCTGCCCGATCGGGGCTGCTTCCAGGCTCTCCTCAACACCCGCCTGCCTGCTAGCCACGCCCAAGACTGGTGCTGGTATTCCCTCCAGCCACCGCCTTTCTTTGCCGACGACGATGACGGGGTGGATCGATCCAGCTGCCGCGATGCCCCAATGCCCTTTGAAATCAGTGCCTACGCCGTGGTTGACGATTCACAGATCTGGATATCCACATCTGGCGCCGGCACATACTCGTATGACATCGCGAGTGGCGCGTGGAGCAAACTAGGCAACTGGGCACTGCCGTTCAGAGGTCGCGCCGAGTACATCCCTGAGCACAACCTCTGGTTTGGCTTCACACCCGACGATTTGCTGCTCTGCACATCGGACCTCACTGCCTCGTGTGAGTTGAGGCCGCCCGTGCTGCAGGATGTGTGGACAGACGTGAACAGGCCAGAAGATTGGACCCTGACAGACGCCAGCATTGTGCCGCTCGGCTCCGGTCAAGTCTGCGTTGCCAGGTTCTTTCTTACCTGCCCAGAGGAGAGCATTGAGGATGTGTATGGCTATGCCCTTGAGAAAACAGAGAGTTTTGCTGTTCTCGAGGGCGTCAAATTGTTAAAGGCTGGGTGGGCTCATCTCCGGATGGTTAAGCACAAGTCGGAGCGTTACGTCTTCGGCCGTGACCTTGTCATACCGCTGTGA